TTGTGAAACTAACATTTTATCAAAAAAATCATATTTTTTCAATAATGTTTTATCTTTTATTATGGCTTTCAGTAATAATCTTTCATTATAATTTAGATTTAATTTATTTTTATCTTTTTCTTCCGGTTTTTCTTTCTTTATATTAGCTCTTAATTTTTGCAATCTTGTATAAAATATATCTTTTGTTGTTCCAATGGCTTTGGCAAGTAATTCTAAATAAGTGTCTAATTTAGATATATTTTCTACATTTGCCAAAAGTTCTAAATAAATATTTATTATATCTTCTCTTTTTTTTCTTGTATTAATATCTTGTAAATCTTTTAAAGATAATAAATTATCTATTAAAACATCAAAAATATCTTTTGCCTCATCTAATAAGGATTTTACAAATCTGTATCCTTTTGTTGATAAATCTGCAGGGTCTTTTCCTTCCGGTATTTTTAAATATTTTATTTCTAAATCTTTTTTAAGTAATTCTTTTGATGCAGAAATAACGGCTTTTTTCCCTGCATTATCATTATCAAACATAAGTATTACCGAATTTGCAAACTTAGAGATAAGATTTGCATGTTCTTTTGTAAAGGCTGTGCCAAGGGTAGCAACTACATTTTTTATTCCAATCTGCCACAAAGATAATAAATCAATATATCCTTCTACAATAATAACTTCATTTTTTTCCCTGATATAATCCCTTGCTTCATAAAAGCCATATAATACTTCACTTTTTCTATATATTACTGTTTCCGGTGAGTTTATATATTTTGCTGTATTACTATCTTTTATTATCCTGCCACCAAATGCTACTATATTGCCTTTTTGGTCTTTAATGGGAAAAATAATTCTTCCACTAAAT
This region of Venenivibrio stagnispumantis genomic DNA includes:
- the dnaG gene encoding DNA primase; translated protein: MGIDPSVIEEVQKRANVYDVISDYITLKRVGSSYTALCPFHNEKTPSFMVSPDKNIFKCFGCGKAGDAIKFVMEYEGLSYIDAVVKLANKYGIPIKYTGKESNFKGLYSVTKKITEFYKEQLKHNKEAKNYLFDRNLSPSVIEHFELGYSPEDNNLLLKYAKENNITDEELTQIGILNNNKKDRFSGRIIFPIKDQKGNIVAFGGRIIKDSNTAKYINSPETVIYRKSEVLYGFYEARDYIREKNEVIIVEGYIDLLSLWQIGIKNVVATLGTAFTKEHANLISKFANSVILMFDNDNAGKKAVISASKELLKKDLEIKYLKIPEGKDPADLSTKGYRFVKSLLDEAKDIFDVLIDNLLSLKDLQDINTRKKREDIINIYLELLANVENISKLDTYLELLAKAIGTTKDIFYTRLQKLRANIKKEKPEEKDKNKLNLNYNERLLLKAIIKDKTLLKKYDFFDKMLVSQLFRYFIEQIKEDKLGEEEEQIILNFEEEPTEESINQIVKKLQADWKEKELGLLAFNPETNPTDLLLIKKSKLNELKNRR